From the Oxalobacter vibrioformis genome, the window AGTCAGCAGGCGCCGCAATAGTGTCACGAATGGTGGACGGGCCCAGAATGGGGATTACGAAGTAAGGTCCGGGAGGTGCACCCCAGACACCAAGGGTCTGGCCGAAATCCTCATTATGTTTGGGCAGGCCGGCATCAGAGGCGACATCAATCAGTCCGCCAACACCGGCAAAGGTATTGATCATGATGCGGGAGACATCGGAGAACCCTTCATCGCCACGCCCCTGCAGAAAGTTGTTGAAAGCGATCCAGACGTCGGCGATATTGCCGAAGAAGTTGCTGACCATGGTCTGGATAACATCCGGTACCAGGTCATGGTAGCCATGGGCAATGGGTTTTACCACCACCGTATCCATCGCTTCATTGAAATAAAAGGCCTGACGGTTATATCCTTCCAGCGGATCGTTTGGGCTGTGTGTGCAACCGGTTACGAGCACAGCCAGGGATGCGGCCGCACAAATTTTGGTCAATTTTGAAGTGAGACTCATTTGTCAGGGTCCTTTTCTTCTGTCGCTTTACTGTAAATAAACTGGCTGATCAGGTTTTCCAGAACCATGGCGGATTGTGTCATGGTAATCTGGTCGCCGTTTGCCAGGTTGTTTTCATCGCCACCTGGCTCAATGCTGATGTATTGCTCACCCAGCAAACCCGATGTCAAAATCTTGGCACTGCTGTCTTTCGGAAACTTGTAACGCTCTTCAATCTGGAGCATGACCTGTGCCCGGAATTCCTCATCATCAAAGCTGATGTCCCCCACACGGCCAATAACCACACCGGCGCTTTTGATCGGTGCTCTTGGCTTTAAGCCGCCGATATTGTCAAAGCGGGTCGTAATGGAATAGGTTTTTTCAAACGATAGAGAACTCATGTTTCCTGCCTTGAGCGCCAGAAACATCATAGCCAGAGCGCCAACAATGACAAAGAAACCTACCCAGATATCCAGAGATTTGCGTTGCATAAAAAAATAATACCAGTTAGTTTAGCAAACAGCCCATTTCGTGTTGTTGAAAAGAGACAGAAAACCGGCAAAGTGTCTCATATTTGACACAGACGGTTGAAATGGTCAAAAGTTGTCAAAATCACATAATTCAGTTAAACATCAGCGCCGTCATCAAAAAATCCAGCCACAACACCAGAAGCGATGAATAAACAACGGTCCGGGTTGTTGCAATAGAAACCCCTTCAGGGGTCGGGTTCGCCTCATATCCCTGGAAAAGCGCCAGGAATGTCACAGCAAAACCAAACACCAGGCTTTTGACCATCCCGTTTCCGATATCCAGCCAGATGTCGACATTGCTCTGCATCTGCGACCAGAATGCGCCCTCATCCACACCGATCAGGACAACCCCGACGATATAACCGCCCAAAATACCCACTGCGCTGAAAAGGGCGGCAAGAATCGGCATGGAAATGATGCCTGCCCAAAAACGTGGTGCTAAAACCCGGTGTACCGGATTGACGGCCATCATGTCCATGGCGGTCAGCTGTTCGCCGGCCTTCATCAGGCCGATCTCGGCGGTTAGCGAGGTGCCGGCCCGACCGGCATACAAAAGTGCCGTGATGACGGGACCCAGCTCACGAAGCAGGGCCAGTGCGACCAGCGTGCCCAGTGCCTGTTCCGATCCGTATTTGTTCAGGATGTAATACCCCTGCAGGCCCAGCACGAATCCGACAAAAAGGCCTGCTACCGTAATCAGCAAAACGGAATGGTTGCCAATGAAATGAATCTGGTCGGTGATCAGGCGGGGCCTTCTGATGACCCGGACAATCGCGCCTGTCAGTGTCAGGAACATGCGGAAAGCATAGCCGATGCCGGCAACCAGTTTTCTGGTTTTGAAACCCAATGTGGCGATAGACGCGATCATGCGGTTTTCTCCAGCCCCAGATCTTCGGCCAGTGATTTCCCGGGGTAGTGGAAGGGAACCGGGCCATCGGCCTGGGAATGCACAAATTGCCTGACGTATGGCTCATGGGATTCACGCATTTCCTGTGGGGTACCGTGGGCAACGATACGTCCTTCTGAAAGGAAGTAGACATAATCGGCAATGGTGAAGGATTCCTCCACATCGTGTGACACCACAATCGAGGTGGAGTTCAGCGCGTCAT encodes:
- the mlaD gene encoding outer membrane lipid asymmetry maintenance protein MlaD, yielding MQRKSLDIWVGFFVIVGALAMMFLALKAGNMSSLSFEKTYSITTRFDNIGGLKPRAPIKSAGVVIGRVGDISFDDEEFRAQVMLQIEERYKFPKDSSAKILTSGLLGEQYISIEPGGDENNLANGDQITMTQSAMVLENLISQFIYSKATEEKDPDK
- the mlaE gene encoding lipid asymmetry maintenance ABC transporter permease subunit MlaE, which translates into the protein MIASIATLGFKTRKLVAGIGYAFRMFLTLTGAIVRVIRRPRLITDQIHFIGNHSVLLITVAGLFVGFVLGLQGYYILNKYGSEQALGTLVALALLRELGPVITALLYAGRAGTSLTAEIGLMKAGEQLTAMDMMAVNPVHRVLAPRFWAGIISMPILAALFSAVGILGGYIVGVVLIGVDEGAFWSQMQSNVDIWLDIGNGMVKSLVFGFAVTFLALFQGYEANPTPEGVSIATTRTVVYSSLLVLWLDFLMTALMFN